The following coding sequences are from one Gadus morhua chromosome 10, gadMor3.0, whole genome shotgun sequence window:
- the anxa6 gene encoding annexin A6 isoform X2, with amino-acid sequence MVFRGSITEAADFDATADSEALYNAMKGFGSDKEAILELVTSRSNAQRQEVLAAYKSSYGQDLIGDLKYELTGNFERLIVSLMRTPPQHDAKEIHDAVQGAGTNERCLIEVLASRNNQQIHDMVEAYKEAYGSDMEEDVVRETSGHFKKMLVVLLQGTRDESGVVDADLVEQDAQDLFAAGEEQWGTDEAKFIMILGSRSVTHLKMVFDQYEKIAEKSIEDSIKSELSGDFERVMLAVVHCIRSVSMFFARRLYKSMKGLGTADNTLIRIMIARSEIDMLDIRECFRLRYEKSLYNMIKEDTSGDYKRTLLQLCGGDDDLAGEFFPEAAQIAYKMWEQSAMTKLRPTLLPAVDFDPAADAQALRKAMKGFGTDEDIIIDIIARRSNAQRQEIRQTFKSLLGRDLMKDLKSELSKNLERLVIGLMLTPAEFDAKMMRKAIEGVGTDEHALIEILVTRSNEGIQAMNAAYSSAYKKSLEGDIQSDTSGHFCRILTSLVQGGREEGEADLERADADAQELADACNAESDDMEMKFQTILCTRSFPHLRRVFQEFVRFTNKDIEQIIKKEMSGDVKNAFYAIVCSVKNQPSYFADRLYKAMKGLGTDDRALIRILVSRSEVDLFNIRKEFKETQDESLHDFIQVETMVGDTSGDYRKTLLLLCGGED; translated from the exons ATAACCGAAGCTGCAGACTTCGATGCGACAGCAGATTCAGAAGCGCTGTACAACGCCATGAAAGGCTTCG GCAGCGATAAAGAAGCTATCCTGGAACTGGTCACTTCTAGAAGCAACGCCCAAAGGCAGGAGGTCCTCGCAGCATACAAATCCAGCTATGGACAG GACCTAATAGGTGATCTGAAGTACGAACTGACCGGCAATTTTGAGCGGCTCATCGTGAGTCTGATGAGAACCCCTCCACAACATGATGCCAAAGAAATCCATGATGCTGTGCAA GGCGCTGGAACAAATGAGAGATGCCTGATTGAAGTCCTGGCCTCGAGAAACAACCAGCAGATACATGACATGGTCGAGGCGTACAAGGAAG CTTACGGCAGTGACATGGAAGAGGACGTTGTTCGGGAAACCTCGGGGCACTTTAAGAAGATGCTGGTGGTTTTACTTCAG GGCACCAGGGATGAGTCGGGGGTGGTGGATGCAGACCTGGTGGAGCAGGACGCCCAG GATCTGTTTGCCGCTGGCGAGGAGCAGTGGGGGACGGATGAGGCCAAATTCATCATGATTCTGGGAAGCCGCAGCGTGACCCATCTGAAAATGG TTTTTGATCAGTACGAGAAGATTGCTGAGAAGAGCATAGAGGACAGCATCAAGAGTGAGCTGTCTGGGGACTTTGAGAGGGTGATGCTGGCCGTGG TCCACTGCATCCGAAGTGTGTCCATGTTCTTTGCCAGGCGTCTTTACAAGTCCATGAAG GGTCTTGGTACAGCCGACAACACCCTGATCCGCATCATGATCGCTCGCTCCGAAATAGACATGTTGGACATCCGGGAATGTTTCCGTCTCCGATACGAAAAGTCTCTCTATAACATGATTAAG GAGGACACTTCAGGGGACTACAAAAGGACGCTTCTCCAACTTTGTGGCGGAGATGATGA CTTAGCTGGAGAGTTCTTCCCAGAAGCGGCTCAGATAGCTTACAAGATGTGGGAACAAAGTGCTATGACCAAA CTAAGGCCCACCCTTTTGCCCGCAGTAGATTTTGATCCCGCGGCTGATGCACAGGCCCTGAGGAAAGCCATGAAAGGATTTG GAACGGACGAAGACATCATCATTGATATTATTGCACGTAGAAGCAATGCCCAAAGACAAGAGATCCGACAGACCTTCAAATCTCTACTGGGGAGG GACTTGATGAAGGACCTCAAGTCTGAGCTGTCCAAGAACCTTGAGAGGCTGGTCATCGGACTCATGCTGACGCCCGCAGAGTTTGACGCCAAAATGATGAGGAAGGCCATCGAG GGCGTTGGAACAGACGAGCATGCTCTTATTGAGATCCTGGTCACCAGGAGTAACGAGGGGATCCAGGCCATGAACGCTGCCTACAGTAGTG CCTATAAGAAGAGTTTGGAGGGAGACATCCAGTCGGACACCAGTGGCCATTTCTGCCGCATCCTTACTTCTTTGGTGCAG ggagggagagaggagggcgagGCGGACTTAGAGAGAGCGGATGCAGATGCTCAG GAACTTGCAGACGCGTGTAACGCAGAGTCTGATGACATGGAAATGAAGTTCCAGACCATTCTGTGCACCAGGAGTTTCCCTCATCTCAGGAGAG TGTTCCAAGAGTTTGTCCGATTCACCAATAAGGACATCGAACAGATCATCAAGAAGGAAATGTCTGGCGATGTGAAGAATGCCTTTTATGCCATAG TCTGTAGTGTCAAAAACCAGCCGTCCTACTTTGCTGATCGTTTGTACAAGGCCATGAAG GGCCTTGGCACAGACGATCGAGCCCTGATCCGCATCCTGGTGTCTCGTAGTGAGGTGGACCTCTTTAACATTCGCAAAGAGTTCAAGGAAACTCAGGATGAGTCCCTGCATGATTTCATCCAGGTAGAAACCATGGTT
- the anxa6 gene encoding annexin A6 isoform X3, with amino-acid sequence MVFRGSITEAADFDATADSEALYNAMKGFGSDKEAILELVTSRSNAQRQEVLAAYKSSYGQDLIGDLKYELTGNFERLIVSLMRTPPQHDAKEIHDAVQGAGTNERCLIEVLASRNNQQIHDMVEAYKEAYGSDMEEDVVRETSGHFKKMLVVLLQGTRDESGVVDADLVEQDAQDLFAAGEEQWGTDEAKFIMILGSRSVTHLKMVFDQYEKIAEKSIEDSIKSELSGDFERVMLAVVHCIRSVSMFFARRLYKSMKGLGTADNTLIRIMIARSEIDMLDIRECFRLRYEKSLYNMIKEDTSGDYKRTLLQLCGGDDDLAGEFFPEAAQIAYKMWEQSAMTKVKLRPTLLPAVDFDPAADAQALRKAMKGFGTDEDIIIDIIARRSNAQRQEIRQTFKSLLGRDLMKDLKSELSKNLERLVIGLMLTPAEFDAKMMRKAIEGVGTDEHALIEILVTRSNEGIQAMNAAYSSAYKKSLEGDIQSDTSGHFCRILTSLVQGGREEGEADLERADADAQELADACNAESDDMEMKFQTILCTRSFPHLRRVFQEFVRFTNKDIEQIIKKEMSGDVKNAFYAIVCSVKNQPSYFADRLYKAMKGLGTDDRALIRILVSRSEVDLFNIRKEFKETQDESLHDFIQGDTSGDYRKTLLLLCGGED; translated from the exons ATAACCGAAGCTGCAGACTTCGATGCGACAGCAGATTCAGAAGCGCTGTACAACGCCATGAAAGGCTTCG GCAGCGATAAAGAAGCTATCCTGGAACTGGTCACTTCTAGAAGCAACGCCCAAAGGCAGGAGGTCCTCGCAGCATACAAATCCAGCTATGGACAG GACCTAATAGGTGATCTGAAGTACGAACTGACCGGCAATTTTGAGCGGCTCATCGTGAGTCTGATGAGAACCCCTCCACAACATGATGCCAAAGAAATCCATGATGCTGTGCAA GGCGCTGGAACAAATGAGAGATGCCTGATTGAAGTCCTGGCCTCGAGAAACAACCAGCAGATACATGACATGGTCGAGGCGTACAAGGAAG CTTACGGCAGTGACATGGAAGAGGACGTTGTTCGGGAAACCTCGGGGCACTTTAAGAAGATGCTGGTGGTTTTACTTCAG GGCACCAGGGATGAGTCGGGGGTGGTGGATGCAGACCTGGTGGAGCAGGACGCCCAG GATCTGTTTGCCGCTGGCGAGGAGCAGTGGGGGACGGATGAGGCCAAATTCATCATGATTCTGGGAAGCCGCAGCGTGACCCATCTGAAAATGG TTTTTGATCAGTACGAGAAGATTGCTGAGAAGAGCATAGAGGACAGCATCAAGAGTGAGCTGTCTGGGGACTTTGAGAGGGTGATGCTGGCCGTGG TCCACTGCATCCGAAGTGTGTCCATGTTCTTTGCCAGGCGTCTTTACAAGTCCATGAAG GGTCTTGGTACAGCCGACAACACCCTGATCCGCATCATGATCGCTCGCTCCGAAATAGACATGTTGGACATCCGGGAATGTTTCCGTCTCCGATACGAAAAGTCTCTCTATAACATGATTAAG GAGGACACTTCAGGGGACTACAAAAGGACGCTTCTCCAACTTTGTGGCGGAGATGATGA CTTAGCTGGAGAGTTCTTCCCAGAAGCGGCTCAGATAGCTTACAAGATGTGGGAACAAAGTGCTATGACCAAAGTAAAG CTAAGGCCCACCCTTTTGCCCGCAGTAGATTTTGATCCCGCGGCTGATGCACAGGCCCTGAGGAAAGCCATGAAAGGATTTG GAACGGACGAAGACATCATCATTGATATTATTGCACGTAGAAGCAATGCCCAAAGACAAGAGATCCGACAGACCTTCAAATCTCTACTGGGGAGG GACTTGATGAAGGACCTCAAGTCTGAGCTGTCCAAGAACCTTGAGAGGCTGGTCATCGGACTCATGCTGACGCCCGCAGAGTTTGACGCCAAAATGATGAGGAAGGCCATCGAG GGCGTTGGAACAGACGAGCATGCTCTTATTGAGATCCTGGTCACCAGGAGTAACGAGGGGATCCAGGCCATGAACGCTGCCTACAGTAGTG CCTATAAGAAGAGTTTGGAGGGAGACATCCAGTCGGACACCAGTGGCCATTTCTGCCGCATCCTTACTTCTTTGGTGCAG ggagggagagaggagggcgagGCGGACTTAGAGAGAGCGGATGCAGATGCTCAG GAACTTGCAGACGCGTGTAACGCAGAGTCTGATGACATGGAAATGAAGTTCCAGACCATTCTGTGCACCAGGAGTTTCCCTCATCTCAGGAGAG TGTTCCAAGAGTTTGTCCGATTCACCAATAAGGACATCGAACAGATCATCAAGAAGGAAATGTCTGGCGATGTGAAGAATGCCTTTTATGCCATAG TCTGTAGTGTCAAAAACCAGCCGTCCTACTTTGCTGATCGTTTGTACAAGGCCATGAAG GGCCTTGGCACAGACGATCGAGCCCTGATCCGCATCCTGGTGTCTCGTAGTGAGGTGGACCTCTTTAACATTCGCAAAGAGTTCAAGGAAACTCAGGATGAGTCCCTGCATGATTTCATCCAG
- the anxa6 gene encoding annexin A6 isoform X1, producing the protein MVFRGSITEAADFDATADSEALYNAMKGFGSDKEAILELVTSRSNAQRQEVLAAYKSSYGQDLIGDLKYELTGNFERLIVSLMRTPPQHDAKEIHDAVQGAGTNERCLIEVLASRNNQQIHDMVEAYKEAYGSDMEEDVVRETSGHFKKMLVVLLQGTRDESGVVDADLVEQDAQDLFAAGEEQWGTDEAKFIMILGSRSVTHLKMVFDQYEKIAEKSIEDSIKSELSGDFERVMLAVVHCIRSVSMFFARRLYKSMKGLGTADNTLIRIMIARSEIDMLDIRECFRLRYEKSLYNMIKEDTSGDYKRTLLQLCGGDDDLAGEFFPEAAQIAYKMWEQSAMTKVKLRPTLLPAVDFDPAADAQALRKAMKGFGTDEDIIIDIIARRSNAQRQEIRQTFKSLLGRDLMKDLKSELSKNLERLVIGLMLTPAEFDAKMMRKAIEGVGTDEHALIEILVTRSNEGIQAMNAAYSSAYKKSLEGDIQSDTSGHFCRILTSLVQGGREEGEADLERADADAQELADACNAESDDMEMKFQTILCTRSFPHLRRVFQEFVRFTNKDIEQIIKKEMSGDVKNAFYAIVCSVKNQPSYFADRLYKAMKGLGTDDRALIRILVSRSEVDLFNIRKEFKETQDESLHDFIQVETMVGDTSGDYRKTLLLLCGGED; encoded by the exons ATAACCGAAGCTGCAGACTTCGATGCGACAGCAGATTCAGAAGCGCTGTACAACGCCATGAAAGGCTTCG GCAGCGATAAAGAAGCTATCCTGGAACTGGTCACTTCTAGAAGCAACGCCCAAAGGCAGGAGGTCCTCGCAGCATACAAATCCAGCTATGGACAG GACCTAATAGGTGATCTGAAGTACGAACTGACCGGCAATTTTGAGCGGCTCATCGTGAGTCTGATGAGAACCCCTCCACAACATGATGCCAAAGAAATCCATGATGCTGTGCAA GGCGCTGGAACAAATGAGAGATGCCTGATTGAAGTCCTGGCCTCGAGAAACAACCAGCAGATACATGACATGGTCGAGGCGTACAAGGAAG CTTACGGCAGTGACATGGAAGAGGACGTTGTTCGGGAAACCTCGGGGCACTTTAAGAAGATGCTGGTGGTTTTACTTCAG GGCACCAGGGATGAGTCGGGGGTGGTGGATGCAGACCTGGTGGAGCAGGACGCCCAG GATCTGTTTGCCGCTGGCGAGGAGCAGTGGGGGACGGATGAGGCCAAATTCATCATGATTCTGGGAAGCCGCAGCGTGACCCATCTGAAAATGG TTTTTGATCAGTACGAGAAGATTGCTGAGAAGAGCATAGAGGACAGCATCAAGAGTGAGCTGTCTGGGGACTTTGAGAGGGTGATGCTGGCCGTGG TCCACTGCATCCGAAGTGTGTCCATGTTCTTTGCCAGGCGTCTTTACAAGTCCATGAAG GGTCTTGGTACAGCCGACAACACCCTGATCCGCATCATGATCGCTCGCTCCGAAATAGACATGTTGGACATCCGGGAATGTTTCCGTCTCCGATACGAAAAGTCTCTCTATAACATGATTAAG GAGGACACTTCAGGGGACTACAAAAGGACGCTTCTCCAACTTTGTGGCGGAGATGATGA CTTAGCTGGAGAGTTCTTCCCAGAAGCGGCTCAGATAGCTTACAAGATGTGGGAACAAAGTGCTATGACCAAAGTAAAG CTAAGGCCCACCCTTTTGCCCGCAGTAGATTTTGATCCCGCGGCTGATGCACAGGCCCTGAGGAAAGCCATGAAAGGATTTG GAACGGACGAAGACATCATCATTGATATTATTGCACGTAGAAGCAATGCCCAAAGACAAGAGATCCGACAGACCTTCAAATCTCTACTGGGGAGG GACTTGATGAAGGACCTCAAGTCTGAGCTGTCCAAGAACCTTGAGAGGCTGGTCATCGGACTCATGCTGACGCCCGCAGAGTTTGACGCCAAAATGATGAGGAAGGCCATCGAG GGCGTTGGAACAGACGAGCATGCTCTTATTGAGATCCTGGTCACCAGGAGTAACGAGGGGATCCAGGCCATGAACGCTGCCTACAGTAGTG CCTATAAGAAGAGTTTGGAGGGAGACATCCAGTCGGACACCAGTGGCCATTTCTGCCGCATCCTTACTTCTTTGGTGCAG ggagggagagaggagggcgagGCGGACTTAGAGAGAGCGGATGCAGATGCTCAG GAACTTGCAGACGCGTGTAACGCAGAGTCTGATGACATGGAAATGAAGTTCCAGACCATTCTGTGCACCAGGAGTTTCCCTCATCTCAGGAGAG TGTTCCAAGAGTTTGTCCGATTCACCAATAAGGACATCGAACAGATCATCAAGAAGGAAATGTCTGGCGATGTGAAGAATGCCTTTTATGCCATAG TCTGTAGTGTCAAAAACCAGCCGTCCTACTTTGCTGATCGTTTGTACAAGGCCATGAAG GGCCTTGGCACAGACGATCGAGCCCTGATCCGCATCCTGGTGTCTCGTAGTGAGGTGGACCTCTTTAACATTCGCAAAGAGTTCAAGGAAACTCAGGATGAGTCCCTGCATGATTTCATCCAGGTAGAAACCATGGTT